From Dehalococcoidia bacterium, the proteins below share one genomic window:
- a CDS encoding sigma-70 family RNA polymerase sigma factor → MSETTLRDEPELIEDEEPEELTPELEKELPGSVQLYLREIGAVPLLTAADEVRLAKEIEHGRLLARWQRELVARGEKLTYENLARYMLERVRHCADRLRPILEIESDKPSDVLFSRRLQNAIQAQIDEDLAEALADVIGTSGKQVLEDLWELSVAVRLLTPEEVDADPNDEGAVRSLAERLRLAEKRAGEAKDHLMQANLRLVVSIAKRYQDRGLPFLDLIQEGNTGLIRAVEKFDWRRGFKFSTYATWWIRQAVTRALAEQSRTVRLPVHVVETATKYRRALDQLLSELGREPTTAEIAERMGTDTASVEQLQEALARQPISLERPLGDEGEGTLGDLIEIVAASPAEEAESMLLKDDLETALQVLPQRDREILIMRYGLHDGRTRTLEEVGRAFGITRERARQIESQALHRLRGSPEIRSLLDYIKSNGSAA, encoded by the coding sequence ATGAGTGAGACGACCTTGCGAGACGAGCCAGAGCTAATTGAGGACGAAGAACCGGAAGAGCTTACGCCGGAGCTGGAGAAAGAGCTGCCGGGGTCGGTGCAATTGTACCTGCGCGAGATCGGCGCGGTGCCCTTGCTTACGGCCGCGGACGAGGTGCGTCTGGCCAAGGAGATCGAGCACGGGCGCCTGCTGGCCCGCTGGCAGCGCGAGCTGGTCGCCCGCGGCGAGAAGCTGACTTATGAGAACCTGGCCCGCTACATGCTGGAGCGCGTCCGCCACTGCGCGGACAGGCTGCGGCCGATCCTGGAGATCGAGAGCGACAAGCCCTCCGACGTCCTGTTTTCGCGCCGCCTCCAGAACGCGATCCAGGCCCAGATCGACGAGGACCTCGCGGAGGCGCTGGCCGACGTCATAGGCACGTCCGGCAAGCAGGTGTTGGAGGACCTCTGGGAGCTGAGCGTCGCCGTGCGGCTTCTGACGCCCGAGGAGGTGGACGCCGACCCCAATGATGAAGGCGCGGTCCGCTCCCTGGCGGAGAGGCTGCGCCTGGCCGAGAAGCGAGCGGGCGAGGCGAAGGACCACCTCATGCAGGCGAACCTGCGCCTCGTGGTCTCGATTGCGAAGCGCTACCAGGACCGCGGGCTGCCGTTCCTGGACCTGATCCAGGAGGGCAACACCGGCCTCATCCGCGCCGTCGAAAAGTTCGACTGGCGCCGTGGCTTCAAGTTCAGCACCTACGCGACCTGGTGGATCCGCCAGGCAGTCACGCGCGCCCTTGCCGAGCAGTCTCGCACCGTGCGCCTGCCGGTGCACGTGGTCGAGACGGCGACCAAGTACCGGCGCGCCCTGGACCAGCTGCTGAGCGAGCTGGGCCGTGAGCCGACAACGGCCGAGATCGCCGAGCGGATGGGCACGGACACGGCCTCGGTCGAGCAGCTTCAGGAGGCGCTGGCGCGCCAGCCGATCTCGCTCGAGCGGCCGCTGGGCGACGAGGGCGAGGGCACGCTGGGAGACCTGATCGAGATCGTCGCCGCTTCGCCGGCCGAGGAGGCGGAGTCGATGCTCCTGAAGGACGACCTGGAGACGGCGCTGCAGGTGCTGCCACAGCGGGACCGCGAGATCCTCATCATGCGCTATGGCCTGCACGACGGGCGCACGCGCACGCTGGAAGAGGTCGGCAGGGCGTTCGGGATAACGCGGGAGCGCGCGCGGCAAATCGAGTCGCAGGCACTGCACCGGCTACGCGGTTCGCCCGAGATCAGGTCGCTGCTGGACTACATCAAGAGCAACGGCTCGGCGGCCTAG
- a CDS encoding YajQ family cyclic di-GMP-binding protein: MPKTESFDISTGVDLQEVDNAVNQARRELQNRYDFKKVLAEIEYDHHAPRLTLRTESEFQINAMWEALAQRLRARHVPLQNLKRGNIEKAGGNTVRQEIKIAQAIDPETARKIVKFIKDRGFKKVQAQVQGDEVRVSAPSRDDLQAVIREVKAGDWGIELKFGNYR; the protein is encoded by the coding sequence ATGCCGAAAACCGAGTCCTTCGACATCAGCACCGGTGTCGACCTGCAGGAGGTCGACAACGCCGTCAACCAGGCGCGCCGCGAGCTCCAGAACCGCTACGACTTCAAGAAGGTCCTCGCCGAGATCGAGTACGACCACCATGCGCCGAGGCTGACGCTGCGCACCGAGTCCGAGTTCCAGATCAACGCCATGTGGGAGGCGCTGGCGCAGCGTTTACGCGCGCGGCACGTCCCTCTCCAGAACCTGAAGCGCGGCAACATCGAGAAGGCCGGCGGCAACACCGTCCGCCAGGAGATCAAGATCGCCCAGGCGATCGACCCGGAGACCGCGCGCAAGATCGTCAAGTTCATCAAGGACCGCGGCTTCAAGAAGGTCCAGGCCCAGGTCCAGGGCGACGAAGTCCGCGTCTCCGCCCCGAGCCGCGACGACCTGCAGGCCGTCATCCGCGAAGTCAAGGCCGGAGACTGGGGCATCGAGCTCAAGTTCGGGAACTACCGCTGA